The DNA window CAGGGGCCGCTGGCCGGCGTTCCCTACGATGGAGCCCTGACCATGGCCGACGGCAAGGGAAAGTGGTGGGAAGGGCTCGATCCGCGCCGGCTCTACAACGTCGACCTGCGCGAATACAAGGGCGTCGCAGCGGCGGCCCAGACGGATTGGAATCCCCCGCCGGCCGGTCTGTTCAGCCGTCACACCGCGTATACGAAGTGGTATGCCACCCAATGGGCGCTGCGCATGATGGACGTGGTGGAGCGCTACGATCCAGATTTCATCTATACCGATGGCACGGGGCCGCAACCGTTTAGCGGAACCCACACCGGCACCGGCATCAAGTCCGATGCGACGCAGCGCGTGATCGCCGATTTCTACAACCAGACCCTGAAAAAGCGTGGCAAGGTCGACACCTTCAGCATCATCAAATTCCGGCCAACCACCAACGGCACCGTGAATACGGAGGAGGGCAGCGTCCCGGACGGCATCAAGTCCGACCAGGCGTGGATCGCGGAAACGCCGGTGGGGGATTGGTACTACGGGCCCGGTTTCACCTACGATTCGGGCGCGGTGATCCGCTATATCCTTGAGCAGGTGTCGCGCGACGGCAATGTCGCCATCTGTATTTCGCCGCTGCCCGATGGTTCGCTGGACGCCGGCAGCACCCGCATGCTGGAGGAGGTCGGCGCCTGGATGCAACTGAACGGCCAGGGCATCTACGGCAGCAAAGCCTGGGCCGTGCCCGGCGAGGGCGCGGGCGGGAAGTTGCGCACTCTGCCTGGAGGCAAGATCGGAAAAGAGCAGGCCGAGTTCCGCTTCGGTCCCAAGGATTTCCGCTTCACGGTGGGCGGCGACGGTTCGCTCTACGCGTACAGCATGGCGGTTCCCGCCGCCGGCAGCGAACTCCGCATCGCTTCGCTTGGCCGCGCCGCCAAGCTGCTGGGCAAGCCGGTCGCCTCCGTCACCTTGCTCGGCCACGCCGGCGCGCCCTTGCGCTGGAAGCAGGAGGATGACGCGCTCGTCATCACCGTGCCCGAGGGGATGTCGTTCGCCACGGCGGTTGGTTTCAACATCAGGTAGCACATCGCGAAAGATCCGCCGGTTTAACGGTTTCGATAAAGGAGCATTACCATGACATCAGAAGCAAACAAACTCACCATGCAGAAGTTTGTCGAGTTCATCAACACCGCCAGCGAAGCATTGGCCGACGAACTCATCTCCACGGAGGCAATCTTTCATGTGCCGGGACGTCCGGAGCCAATGAAAGGGCCAGCTGGTTATCTCGCCATCATCGGCATGATGCGCGAAGGATTCCCCGACATTCAGTGGACCCTGGAAGAGATGGTGGCCGAGAGCGATAAAGTGGCCGCCCGGTTTACGATGCGCGGCACACATCAAGGACCATTCTTCGGTGTAGCGCCAACCGGGAAAAAGATCACCGTGCAAGCCATGAACCTCTACCGTCTCTCCGGCGGCAAGTTCGTCGAAGAGCGCGGCCAGCCCGATATGCTTGGCTTGTTACAGCAAATCGGTGCCGCGCCATCGAATTGACCCGGGACGCTGCCAGGAGGGCCGAAAAAAAGGAGCGTTGCCGCTCCTTTCTGTTATTCCAGGTTTTGCACCTGCTCGCGCATCTGCTCGATAAGCAACTTGAGCTCCATCGAGGCGTCGGCCAGCTCCTTGACGGAGGCCTTGGCGCCCAGCGTGTTCGCTTCGCGGTTGAGCTCCTGCATCATGAAGTCCAGGCGCTTGCCGACCTGGCCGCCCTTTTTCAGGATGTGGCGCGTCTCGGTCAGGTGCGCCGACAGCCGGCCCAGCTCCTCGGCGACGTCGATGCGGATGCCGTACAGGATCACTTCCTGGCGGATGCGTTCGAGCGCGTCCTGGCGCGACAGCGCCGAATTCGAGCCCTGGCAGGCCAGGCCCAGCGCGTCCTGCATGCGCTCGACGGCTTTTTGCTGGAAGGCGGCGACCACCTGCGGAATGAGCGGCGTGATGCGCTTGACGATCACCTCCATCGCCTCGATGCGTGAGGTCAGCATCGCTTCGAGCGCGGCGCCTTCGCGCTGGCGGCTGACGACGAAGGCCTCGACCGTGCGCGCGGTCAGCGCGGCGACGTCGGCCTGCAGCGACTCCTGGCCGATCTGGGCTTCCTCGATGACGCCGGGCCAGCGCAGCAGTTCGGCCACGGACATGGTCGGCGCGGCGGGGAAGTGCGCGCCGACTTCTTGTTGCAGTCGTTGTAATTCGGTCAATAGGGGCAGGTTGAGCGCCTGCGTGCCGGCCGTGGCCGCCTTCCGGCCGAAACTGAGCCTCAGCTCGACCTTGCCGCGCGTGATGGCGGCCATGACCGCCGAGCGCAAATCGGGTTCGAGCGCGCGCAAATCGTCGTTTATTCGAAACTGAAGGTCGAGAAAGCGCGAGTTGACGCTCTTGATTTCGATCGTCAGTGTGCCCGCCGCGCTTTCACTGGTGGCGACTGCGTAGCCCGTCATGCTGGAAATGCTCAATGGATGTCCCCGATTTAATCTTTACAAAACAGTGATTTATCCACACAATCCGATGTGTTGAGGCGAGGAATCCTATGGCTGCACAAAACAACGCCCCGTTACCCGATGGTCTGGAAATTGCTGGATATCGCATTGTAAAGAAAATTGCGTCCGGTGGGTTCAGTATTGTTTACCTCGCGTACGACCCCGACGGGGTGGCCGTCGCCATCAAGGAGTATTTGCCCAGTTCGCTTGCGCTGCGCCAGGACGGCGAGCTGGTGCCGACCGTCTCGCGCGCCAACCTGGCGGTGTTCCGGATCGGCCTCAAATGCTTCTTCGAGGAGGGCCGGGCGCTGGCGCGCATCTCCCATCCCAACGTCGTCAGCGTGCTCAACTTCTTCCGCGCCCACGATACCGTCTACATGGTGATGGCCTACGAATCGGGCCATTCGCTGCAGGAGCATATCCAGGGCCAGCGCGCCAAGGGCGGCAAAGTGGGCGAGGCGTTCATCCGAACGATCTTTATTCAGGTGCTCAAGGGACTGCGCGAAGTCCACGCCAACAAGCTGCTGCACCTGGACCTGAAACCGGCCAATATCTACCTGCGCACCGACGGCACGCCAATGCTGTTAGACTTCGGCGCGGCGCGCCAGACCGTCAACAACGACCTGCCGACCCTGACGCCGATGTACACGCCGGGCTTCGCGCCGCCGGAGCTGTACTCCAAAACCGGCGGCCTGGGGCCGTGGTCGGACGTCTACAGCATCGGCGCGTCGATGTTCGCCTGCATGGTCGGCTCGCCGCCGCAGCCGGCCGACCAGCGCAAGACCGAGGATAAAATGGCCGGCCACTTCGACAAGCTCGCCGGCGCCTACACCCCGGAGCTGGTGCGGCTGGTGCGCTGGTGCCTGATGGTCGATCCTTTGGCGCGGCCGCAAAGCCTGTTCGCGCTGCAGAAGGTGCTGCAGGCGGCGGTGGCGCCCACGCCGGAACCGCCACCCCCGGCGCAGGCAGGGCGGGGCATCATCGAAAGGCTGGGCGGCGGCCTGCGCGGCTTGGTCGGACGGCTGGGCGGCGCGGCCAAACCGAAGGCGAAGGCCGGGCCGGATACCCTGGTCTGAGCCGGACCGGGTACGTTAAACAAGGCGACTGCGAAGGCAAACAATGCAATTCTCCGTGTATCAGGAAAGCCACATCGGCGGCCGCAAGGTCAACCAGGACCGCATGGGCTACAGCTTCACGCGCGACGCCTTGCTGCTGGTGCTGGCCGACGGCATGGGTGGCCA is part of the Oxalobacteraceae bacterium OTU3CAMAD1 genome and encodes:
- a CDS encoding YicC family protein; translation: MTGYAVATSESAAGTLTIEIKSVNSRFLDLQFRINDDLRALEPDLRSAVMAAITRGKVELRLSFGRKAATAGTQALNLPLLTELQRLQQEVGAHFPAAPTMSVAELLRWPGVIEEAQIGQESLQADVAALTARTVEAFVVSRQREGAALEAMLTSRIEAMEVIVKRITPLIPQVVAAFQQKAVERMQDALGLACQGSNSALSRQDALERIRQEVILYGIRIDVAEELGRLSAHLTETRHILKKGGQVGKRLDFMMQELNREANTLGAKASVKELADASMELKLLIEQMREQVQNLE
- a CDS encoding serine/threonine protein kinase, with product MAAQNNAPLPDGLEIAGYRIVKKIASGGFSIVYLAYDPDGVAVAIKEYLPSSLALRQDGELVPTVSRANLAVFRIGLKCFFEEGRALARISHPNVVSVLNFFRAHDTVYMVMAYESGHSLQEHIQGQRAKGGKVGEAFIRTIFIQVLKGLREVHANKLLHLDLKPANIYLRTDGTPMLLDFGAARQTVNNDLPTLTPMYTPGFAPPELYSKTGGLGPWSDVYSIGASMFACMVGSPPQPADQRKTEDKMAGHFDKLAGAYTPELVRLVRWCLMVDPLARPQSLFALQKVLQAAVAPTPEPPPPAQAGRGIIERLGGGLRGLVGRLGGAAKPKAKAGPDTLV
- a CDS encoding alpha-L-fucosidase; this encodes MLAATIAAHAAPPSRLPSMPPMPALPSPLPQDSVDMAAHDSAPEVKLALPITAGPFEPTWESIEKNYPGTPAWLREAKFGIWVHFGPQAAGMSGDWYARRMYAPGTPAYDNHLKNQGHPSRVGYKEMLRDWNPSKLDPAKLTALYKAAGARFLIVQGVHHDNFDLWDSRYQPWNSTRMGPKRDLVGEWSKAAREAGMRYGVAFHHEYSWWWWQTAFGSDKQGPLAGVPYDGALTMADGKGKWWEGLDPRRLYNVDLREYKGVAAAAQTDWNPPPAGLFSRHTAYTKWYATQWALRMMDVVERYDPDFIYTDGTGPQPFSGTHTGTGIKSDATQRVIADFYNQTLKKRGKVDTFSIIKFRPTTNGTVNTEEGSVPDGIKSDQAWIAETPVGDWYYGPGFTYDSGAVIRYILEQVSRDGNVAICISPLPDGSLDAGSTRMLEEVGAWMQLNGQGIYGSKAWAVPGEGAGGKLRTLPGGKIGKEQAEFRFGPKDFRFTVGGDGSLYAYSMAVPAAGSELRIASLGRAAKLLGKPVASVTLLGHAGAPLRWKQEDDALVITVPEGMSFATAVGFNIR
- a CDS encoding ester cyclase, whose amino-acid sequence is MTSEANKLTMQKFVEFINTASEALADELISTEAIFHVPGRPEPMKGPAGYLAIIGMMREGFPDIQWTLEEMVAESDKVAARFTMRGTHQGPFFGVAPTGKKITVQAMNLYRLSGGKFVEERGQPDMLGLLQQIGAAPSN